In Acidobacteriota bacterium, the following are encoded in one genomic region:
- a CDS encoding MBL fold metallo-hydrolase codes for MRRIITPILLTCFALATLPAAAEDEEPLFRVQRLTDKILVLTEITPWESNHVVIDSAKGLVLVDPGHSALMGRLIRDAVRRELGRDHFAYVIDTHGHWGHAWGNAAFSEAVVIGHEQAAASIEADAANLAQRAEFIRGQLAQVEARLDELDPASEEAAEARLQRDHFDRIARGLDETDFVVRPPSLTFSDRLQLDLGNLRLDLRFLGAGHSLSDIVIMIPEEKVLLLGCFFLARGSLPYFGTRPQLDPDRWLETFGDLLSDETAIDYVVLGQHSIWSREQLDAMRGYIAHLWSGVKTLEAEGVDFETILKRLELPPEHDPLRQFGATEEELEQMRRFETTALWRQLKESAAIEVAAALDRDGTAAAVALFHVMASNQGTDVYFDENEFNLLGYRLLGLGRIDDAIAVFQLNVEQFPESWNVYDSLGEAHAAKGNTERAIELYKRSVEINPQNTNGINAIERLESQL; via the coding sequence ATGCGCCGAATCATCACCCCGATCCTCCTCACCTGCTTCGCGCTCGCAACACTTCCGGCTGCAGCCGAAGACGAGGAGCCCCTGTTTCGTGTGCAGCGTTTGACCGACAAAATCCTAGTGCTCACCGAGATCACTCCGTGGGAGAGCAACCACGTGGTGATCGACAGTGCCAAGGGATTGGTGCTGGTCGATCCCGGCCACTCGGCCCTGATGGGCCGGCTGATCCGGGACGCCGTACGCCGCGAGCTCGGGCGCGACCATTTTGCCTACGTGATCGACACTCACGGCCACTGGGGCCACGCGTGGGGCAACGCGGCCTTCTCTGAAGCGGTGGTCATCGGCCACGAGCAGGCGGCCGCATCCATCGAAGCTGACGCAGCCAACCTCGCCCAGCGGGCCGAGTTCATTCGCGGCCAGCTCGCCCAGGTGGAGGCACGGCTCGATGAGCTCGATCCTGCCAGCGAGGAGGCCGCTGAGGCGCGGCTCCAGCGGGACCATTTCGACCGCATCGCTCGCGGCCTCGACGAAACCGACTTCGTCGTGCGGCCGCCGAGTCTGACATTTTCAGATCGCCTTCAGCTCGATCTCGGTAATCTCAGGCTCGATCTTCGTTTTCTCGGCGCCGGCCACTCGCTGTCGGACATCGTCATCATGATTCCCGAAGAGAAGGTCCTTCTTCTGGGCTGCTTCTTTCTCGCCAGGGGCTCTCTTCCCTACTTCGGAACCCGCCCCCAACTCGATCCGGACCGATGGCTCGAGACCTTCGGCGATCTCCTGAGTGACGAAACGGCGATCGATTACGTGGTGCTCGGTCAGCATTCGATCTGGTCCCGCGAGCAACTGGATGCCATGCGCGGCTACATCGCCCACCTGTGGTCAGGCGTCAAGACGCTGGAGGCCGAAGGAGTCGATTTTGAGACCATTCTGAAAAGGCTCGAACTGCCCCCAGAGCACGACCCGCTGCGCCAGTTCGGCGCCACCGAAGAGGAGCTCGAGCAAATGCGGCGCTTCGAGACCACCGCCTTGTGGCGGCAGCTCAAGGAATCGGCCGCGATCGAGGTCGCGGCAGCTCTCGACCGCGACGGCACCGCTGCAGCCGTCGCGCTGTTCCACGTCATGGCGTCGAACCAGGGTACTGACGTGTACTTCGACGAAAACGAGTTCAACCTGCTCGGATACCGGCTTCTCGGCCTGGGCCGAATCGACGATGCGATCGCCGTCTTCCAGCTCAACGTCGAACAATTCCCGGAGTCGTGGAACGTCTACGACAGCCTCGGCGAGGCACACGCGGCCAAGGGAAACACCGAGCGAGCTATCGAGCTCTACAAACGCTCGGTCGAGATCAACCCGCAGAACACCAACGGAATCAACGCTATCGAG
- a CDS encoding CPBP family intramembrane metalloprotease — translation MEDHSNAQNDLRVSGQPRWGEVAAVALTGILHLVCKPLGLQGAYIIGAIILWVGFVLLSAKRKPTILAEWGFRAENLRQAFIASAVIFFPVMGMMVVLARIRGTLVTPPSFAFMLLLYPAWGLVQQFLVQSLLVTNLAKGPLKRNRYAPIVVGGLLFSLVHVGNLSMTLATGFLGAIFVWLFLRFRNLWPLGLFHGWLASLFYQWFLLRDPLTEIFGALLGLS, via the coding sequence ATGGAGGACCATTCGAATGCTCAGAACGACCTTCGGGTCTCCGGCCAGCCGCGCTGGGGAGAGGTGGCGGCGGTCGCTCTCACCGGCATCCTGCATCTGGTGTGCAAACCGCTCGGGCTTCAGGGAGCTTACATCATCGGGGCGATTATCCTCTGGGTCGGCTTCGTGCTCCTGTCGGCGAAGAGAAAACCCACGATTCTCGCCGAGTGGGGTTTCCGCGCGGAAAATCTCAGGCAGGCGTTCATCGCCTCTGCCGTGATCTTCTTCCCGGTGATGGGAATGATGGTGGTGCTGGCCCGCATCCGGGGAACCCTGGTAACTCCGCCCTCATTCGCCTTCATGCTGCTGCTCTACCCTGCCTGGGGCCTAGTGCAGCAGTTCCTGGTCCAGAGCCTTCTTGTCACCAATCTCGCGAAAGGACCACTCAAGCGAAATCGGTACGCGCCGATCGTCGTCGGCGGGCTGCTCTTCTCGCTCGTCCACGTCGGCAACCTGTCGATGACGTTGGCGACCGGGTTTCTGGGCGCGATCTTCGTCTGGCTATTCCTCAGGTTCAGGAACCTCTGGCCGCTCGGCCTCTTCCACGGCTGGCTGGCGAGCCTCTTTTATCAGTGGTTCCTGCTGCGCGACCCGCTGACCGAGATCTTCGGTGCCTTGCTGGGCCTCTCCTGA
- a CDS encoding PDZ domain-containing protein, with the protein MRIRVIVVASLMAAVISTSAAAIDTTDTKFLSQPAVGGDHIAFVYANDLWVAERGGDHPRRLTSDQGIESNPVFSPDGRWIAFNAQYDGNTDVYIVSVDGGIPKRLTWHPLPDMVCSFTPDGTAVLFRSPRNVFTRRHTQLFTVPVEGGFPEQLALPYASKAVYSPDGSRLAYTPLGERFRQWKNYRGGTVTTIWLYDFADHSTEKIPQPAGRSNDTDPMWVGNSVYFLSDRNGEFNLFAYDASGGSIEQLTHYTDFPIIDASAGGGTIIFEQAGTLHTHDIASGRISDLTIGVAPDLGELRPRYVKGTDFLRNAGISPSGSRAVFEMRGEIITVPAEKGDPRNLTQTSGAHERGGAWSPDGKSVAYFSDASGEYELHVAPQDGKGEVTTYELDGTGFYNGLSWSPDSKNLAFEDNGRNLYVIVLSSGEVRRIDREPIYDPGPFGNIDPVWSPDSAWVAYTINNISNMEQVHIYSMNQDRVFTIADGLSDVGNPAFDASGRYLYVFGSTDAGPVRQWFAMSNADMEMSRNLYLVTLQKDVSSPLAKESDEEEGGGDDESDDEKKADEKKQENGADQVEPVTIDFEGMGERILAVPVDSGNYFDLQAGKADTIFYLKAPVDAGGPGSRGTKLMMYDLAEREEKELFEANAYEVSADTKKILYRNDRTWGIVDAGKEPENGKGTLDLDAVQIRIDPTAEWKQIFEETWRIYRDYFYASNYHGADWPAMRERYSPFLPHLACRTDLNRLIQWMGSELAVGHNRVRGGDTLIDAEGIPGGLLGADFAVENNRYRITKVFGGLNWNPELTSPLTEPGVDVEAGDYLLAVDGVELVPPDNLYRHFENTAGKIVEITVGPNPTMAGSRTVKVVPVESESALRNRDWVEGNIRKVDEATGGRVAYVYLPNTTRLGHTYFKRYFFPQSHKDAIIVDERFNGGGQIADYYINILQRPYISHWNMRDGFDMKTPQGSIQGPKVMLIDETAGSGGDLLPYMFRKFSLGKLIGKATWGGLVGTLGYPNLIDGGYVSAPNVAIWDEDGWVVENVGVPPDIEVEQTPAEVIAGHDPQLEKAIEVVLHELEANPPPVYERPPYPVRVRQD; encoded by the coding sequence ATGAGAATCAGAGTCATCGTCGTCGCTTCCCTTATGGCGGCCGTCATATCGACCTCGGCCGCGGCAATCGACACTACCGACACCAAGTTCCTGAGCCAACCGGCCGTCGGCGGGGACCACATCGCGTTCGTCTACGCGAACGACCTTTGGGTGGCCGAGCGCGGCGGCGATCATCCGCGCCGGCTGACCTCAGACCAGGGCATCGAGTCCAACCCGGTCTTCTCGCCCGACGGACGATGGATTGCCTTCAACGCGCAGTACGACGGCAATACCGATGTCTATATCGTTTCGGTGGACGGCGGGATCCCGAAGCGCCTGACCTGGCACCCCCTCCCCGACATGGTGTGCTCCTTCACGCCGGACGGCACGGCGGTTCTCTTCCGCTCGCCGAGAAACGTGTTCACCCGGCGGCACACCCAGCTCTTCACCGTGCCAGTTGAGGGCGGCTTCCCCGAGCAGCTCGCGCTGCCGTACGCTTCCAAGGCGGTCTACTCGCCCGACGGCAGCCGCCTCGCCTACACCCCGCTCGGCGAGCGCTTCCGCCAGTGGAAGAACTACCGCGGCGGTACTGTGACCACCATCTGGCTCTACGACTTTGCCGATCACAGCACGGAGAAAATCCCTCAGCCCGCCGGACGTAGCAACGACACCGATCCCATGTGGGTCGGGAACTCCGTCTATTTCCTGTCGGATCGAAACGGCGAGTTCAACCTCTTCGCTTACGACGCGTCCGGCGGATCCATCGAACAGCTCACGCACTACACGGACTTTCCGATCATCGACGCCTCGGCGGGCGGCGGCACGATCATCTTCGAGCAGGCGGGGACGCTCCACACCCACGACATCGCATCGGGCCGGATCAGCGATCTCACGATCGGTGTGGCCCCCGACCTCGGAGAGCTCCGGCCACGGTATGTGAAGGGGACCGACTTTCTGCGCAACGCCGGGATCTCGCCCTCCGGATCACGGGCCGTGTTCGAGATGCGCGGCGAGATCATCACGGTACCGGCCGAGAAGGGAGACCCGAGGAATCTCACCCAGACTTCCGGCGCCCATGAACGCGGCGGCGCCTGGTCGCCCGACGGAAAATCGGTCGCCTACTTCTCCGACGCGTCCGGCGAGTACGAGCTTCACGTCGCCCCGCAGGACGGCAAGGGAGAGGTGACCACCTATGAGCTCGACGGGACCGGGTTCTACAACGGGCTCAGCTGGTCGCCTGATTCGAAGAATCTGGCCTTCGAGGACAACGGCCGTAACCTCTACGTGATCGTCCTCTCCAGCGGCGAGGTCCGCAGGATCGACCGCGAGCCGATCTACGATCCCGGACCGTTCGGCAACATCGACCCGGTGTGGTCACCCGACTCCGCCTGGGTCGCCTACACCATCAACAACATCTCCAACATGGAGCAGGTTCACATCTACTCGATGAACCAGGACAGAGTCTTCACCATCGCCGACGGCCTCAGCGACGTCGGCAACCCGGCCTTCGACGCCAGCGGCAGGTACCTCTACGTCTTCGGATCGACCGACGCCGGGCCGGTGCGGCAGTGGTTCGCGATGTCCAACGCCGATATGGAGATGAGCCGCAACCTGTATCTCGTTACCCTGCAGAAAGACGTCTCCTCACCCCTCGCCAAGGAGAGCGATGAGGAGGAGGGCGGAGGGGACGACGAGTCCGACGACGAGAAGAAAGCCGACGAGAAGAAGCAAGAGAACGGCGCGGACCAGGTCGAGCCGGTGACGATCGACTTCGAGGGTATGGGTGAGCGGATTCTCGCCGTTCCCGTGGATTCCGGCAATTACTTCGACCTGCAGGCGGGCAAGGCCGACACGATCTTCTACCTCAAGGCGCCGGTGGACGCGGGCGGACCGGGGAGCCGCGGCACCAAGCTCATGATGTACGACCTTGCCGAGAGGGAGGAGAAAGAGCTCTTCGAGGCCAACGCCTACGAAGTGTCGGCGGACACCAAGAAGATCCTCTATCGGAACGACCGGACCTGGGGCATCGTCGACGCCGGCAAGGAGCCCGAAAACGGCAAGGGCACCCTCGACCTCGACGCCGTCCAGATTCGAATCGATCCAACCGCAGAATGGAAGCAGATATTCGAGGAGACCTGGCGGATCTACCGCGACTACTTTTACGCGTCCAACTACCACGGTGCCGACTGGCCGGCGATGCGCGAACGCTACAGCCCCTTCCTTCCGCACCTCGCATGCCGCACGGATCTCAATCGCCTGATCCAATGGATGGGCAGCGAGCTTGCGGTCGGTCACAACCGGGTCAGAGGCGGCGACACGCTGATCGATGCAGAGGGCATTCCGGGCGGCCTCCTCGGCGCCGACTTCGCGGTCGAGAACAACCGTTATCGCATCACGAAGGTCTTCGGTGGGCTCAACTGGAACCCCGAGCTGACCTCACCGCTCACCGAGCCCGGGGTCGACGTCGAGGCGGGCGATTACCTGCTCGCAGTCGACGGCGTCGAGCTGGTGCCGCCAGACAACCTCTACCGCCACTTCGAAAACACCGCGGGCAAGATCGTCGAGATCACCGTCGGACCGAACCCAACGATGGCGGGCTCGCGTACGGTCAAGGTGGTGCCGGTGGAGTCGGAGTCCGCCCTGCGCAACCGCGACTGGGTGGAGGGCAATATCAGGAAGGTGGATGAGGCCACCGGCGGGCGCGTCGCCTACGTCTACCTGCCGAATACCACCCGGCTCGGCCACACCTACTTCAAGCGCTACTTCTTCCCGCAATCTCACAAGGATGCCATCATCGTCGACGAGCGCTTCAACGGCGGCGGCCAGATCGCCGACTACTACATCAACATTCTCCAGCGGCCCTACATCAGCCACTGGAACATGCGCGACGGCTTCGACATGAAGACGCCGCAGGGCTCCATTCAGGGACCCAAGGTCATGCTGATCGACGAGACCGCCGGCTCGGGCGGCGACCTGCTGCCATATATGTTCCGCAAGTTCTCTCTCGGCAAGCTGATCGGCAAGGCCACCTGGGGCGGACTGGTCGGCACCCTCGGCTACCCCAACCTGATCGACGGAGGCTACGTCTCGGCGCCCAACGTGGCGATCTGGGACGAGGACGGCTGGGTGGTCGAGAACGTGGGCGTGCCACCCGACATCGAGGTCGAACAGACCCCCGCCGAGGTCATCGCCGGCCACGATCCGCAGCTGGAAAAGGCGATCGAGGTCGTCCTGCACGAGCTCGAGGCCAACCCGCCGCCGGTCTACGAACGCCCACCGTATCCGGTGCGCGTCAGGCAGGACTGA
- a CDS encoding M12 family metallo-peptidase, which translates to MRRATFSITRLFLAILVCGGASVASAREPSSDGVWDMVDRSEIELRKNADLRPWIQPSRYRAARLSAEPLATILGEAPMEFSQEADSRQVVLSLPTPDGKFETFAIVESPVIAPKLEAWMDQHGWPMRTYRGISLDHPSTGVRLDWGGPAGFHASVDSPGRSYFIDPFWKGDVELYSSYFRSEYVDKERDFRCFVKSVPGHAFNPKSGASTGGNLRTYRLVVAATGEYTAFHGGSKPDAQAAIVTTVNRVNQIYERDLSIRMVLVGNNSDVIFTDADTDPYTNDDGSAMLGENQKEVDTTIEDANYDIGHVVSTGGGGIAFVGVPCRTGV; encoded by the coding sequence ATGCGTCGTGCCACGTTTTCAATCACCCGTTTGTTCCTGGCGATCCTGGTGTGTGGTGGGGCCTCGGTCGCGAGTGCACGTGAGCCATCCAGTGATGGCGTGTGGGACATGGTCGACCGGTCAGAGATCGAACTCCGGAAAAATGCGGACCTCCGACCGTGGATCCAGCCGTCCAGATACCGGGCGGCGCGTTTGTCTGCCGAGCCTCTGGCGACGATCCTAGGGGAGGCACCAATGGAGTTCAGCCAGGAAGCTGACAGCCGTCAGGTGGTGCTGAGCCTGCCCACACCGGACGGAAAATTCGAGACTTTCGCCATCGTCGAATCGCCCGTGATTGCTCCCAAGCTCGAGGCCTGGATGGATCAGCACGGCTGGCCGATGCGCACCTACCGCGGCATCAGCCTCGACCATCCGTCGACCGGCGTTCGACTCGACTGGGGTGGACCGGCGGGCTTTCACGCCAGTGTTGATTCCCCCGGCCGCAGCTATTTCATCGATCCTTTCTGGAAGGGGGACGTGGAGCTGTATTCGAGCTATTTCAGGTCCGAATATGTCGACAAGGAAAGAGATTTCAGGTGCTTCGTAAAGTCGGTGCCGGGACACGCGTTCAATCCGAAATCAGGTGCGTCCACGGGCGGAAACCTGCGCACCTACCGGCTCGTGGTCGCCGCCACCGGTGAGTACACCGCCTTCCACGGGGGCAGCAAGCCGGACGCGCAGGCGGCCATCGTGACCACCGTCAACCGGGTCAATCAGATCTACGAGAGAGATCTGTCGATCAGGATGGTGTTGGTCGGTAACAACAGCGACGTGATCTTCACCGACGCCGACACCGATCCGTACACCAACGACGATGGCAGCGCGATGCTCGGCGAGAACCAGAAGGAGGTTGATACCACGATCGAAGACGCCAACTACGATATCGGCCACGTGGTCAGCACCGGCGGTGGTGGTATCGCATTTGTCGGAGTGCCGTGTCGGACCGGCGT